One segment of Brassica napus cultivar Da-Ae chromosome C3, Da-Ae, whole genome shotgun sequence DNA contains the following:
- the LOC106405541 gene encoding novel plant SNARE 11 — MDVSAVSEELAELEGQINDIFRALSNGFQKLEKIKDANRQSRQLEELTDKMRDCKSLIKDFDREVKSLESGNDANTNRMLNDRRQSMVKELNSYVALKKKYSSNLASNNKRVDLFDGPAEDHMEENVLLASNMSNQELMNKGNSMMDDTDQAIERGKKIVLETINVGTDTSAALKAQTDQMSRVVNELDSIHFSLKKASKLVKEIGRQVATDKCIMAFLFLIVIGVIAIIIVKIVNPNNKDIRDIPGLAPPAMNRRLLWNHY, encoded by the exons ATGGATGTATCGGCGGTTAGCGAAGAGCTGGCTGAGCTCGAAGGACAAATCAATGACATCTTCCGTGCTTTGTC AAACGGATTCCAGAAGCTGGAGAAGATCAAAGATGCTAATAGGCAGAGTAGGCAGCTCGAAGAGCTCACTGACAAAATGCGTGACTGCAAGAG CCTTATTAAAGATTTTGATAGGGAAGTCAAAAGCTTGGAAAGTGGAAATGATGCCAACACTAACCGGATGCTCAACGACAGACGACAGTCCATG GTTAAGGAATTAAACTCATATGTTGCTCTCAAGAAGAA ATACTCATCCAATCTAGCAAGCAATAATAAGCGAGTAGATCTTTTCGATGGACCTGCCGAAGACCACATGGAAGAGAATGTCTTACTTGCTTCAA ACATGTCCAATCAAGAACTAATGAATAAAGGAAACTCCATGATGGATGATACTGATCAAGCCATTGAAAGGGGCAAAAAG ATTGTTCTGGAGACTATAAATGTGGGAACAGATACTTCAGCAGCTCTCAAGGCTCAG ACCGATCAAATGAGTAGAGTTGTCAATGAACTCGATTCTATCCATTTCTCACTCAAGAAAGCCTCCAAGCTGGTCAAGGAAATTGGTAGGCAG GTGGCCACAGACAAATGTATTATGGCATTTCTTTTCCTTATTGTCATTGGTGTCATAGCAATCATCATCGTCAAG ATTGTGAACCCAAACAACAAAGACATCCGTGACATACCTGGCCTAGCTCCACCAGCCATGAATAGACGTTTACTCTGGAACCATTACTGA